A region from the Lycium barbarum isolate Lr01 chromosome 8, ASM1917538v2, whole genome shotgun sequence genome encodes:
- the LOC132608014 gene encoding uncharacterized protein LOC132608014 encodes MTKFSITREKRTRNFISEEVIIFIEEDANGVTLPHNDALVISVMIVDCQIRRILIDPGSSANIIQWKLIDQLSMMSKLTPSSRVLNGFNMESETTKGEIILPINAGGMIKHTKFYVIEGDLSYNAIFGRTWLHDMKAVPSTLHLLLKFPTPDGIG; translated from the coding sequence ATGACTAAGTTTTCAATAACTCGGGAGAAAAGAACTCGGAACTTCATTTCGGAAGAGGTGATCATATTCATTGAGGAAGATGCAAATGGCGTTACTCTTCCCCACAACGACGCATTGGTAATATCTGTAATGATTGTTGACTGCCAGATCAGGCGTATTTTAATTGATCCGGGCAGTTCAGCCAACATAATCCAATGGAAACTCATTGATCAGTTATCAATGATGAGCAAATTAACACCTTCTTCTAGAGTGCTTAATGGTTTCAATATGGAGAGTGAGACAACAAAGGGGGAGATCATATTACCAATCAATGCGGGAGGAATGATCAAACACACCAAATTTTATGTCATAGAGGGTGACCTGAGCTACAATGCGATCTTTGGTAGAACTTGGTTACATGATATGAAGGCAGTGCCTTCAACGTTGCACTTACTTCTTAAGTTTCCAACACCAGATGGGATTGGTTAG